From one Amia ocellicauda isolate fAmiCal2 chromosome 17, fAmiCal2.hap1, whole genome shotgun sequence genomic stretch:
- the usp22 gene encoding ubiquitin carboxyl-terminal hydrolase 22 isoform X2, with amino-acid sequence MSPAGCSHVNSFKVENWKQNLRVIYQCFVWSGTAETRKRKAKSCICHMCGAHLNRLHSCLYCVFFGCFTKKHIHEHAKNKRHNLAIDLLYGGIYCFMCQDYIYDKDMEQIAKEEQRKAWKLQGVGEKYSTWEPTKRELELLRHNPKRRKITTNCTIGLRGLINLGNTCFMNCIVQALTHTPLLRDFFLSDRHKCEMQSNSCLVCEMSQLFQEFYSGHRSPHIPFRLLHLVWTHARHLAGYEQQDAHEFLIAALDVLHRHCKGDDNGKKANNPNHCNCIIDQIFTGGLQSDVTCQVCHGVSTTIDPFWDISLDLPGSSTPFWPLSPGSDGGVVNGESHLSGATTLTDCLRRFTRPEHLGSSAKIKCSGCHSYQESTKQLTMKKLPIVACFHLKRFEHSAKLRRKITTYVSFPLELDMTPFMASSKESRMNGQYQQPVDTLNNDNKYSLFAVVNHQGTLESGHYTSFIRQHKDQWFKCDDAIITKASIKDVLDSEGYLLFYHKQFLEYE; translated from the exons GCCAAATCTTGTATCTGTCACATGTGCGGCGCTCACCTCAACAGACTGCATTCCTGCCTCTACTGTGTCTTCTTCGGCTGCTTCACAAAGAAACACATTCACGAGCATGCAAAAAACAAACGGCACAACCTAG ccATAGACTTATTATATGGtggtatatattgttttatgtgtCAAGACTACATATATGATAAAGACATGGAACAGATTGCCAAAGAAGAACAAAGAAAAGCATGGAAATTACAAG GAGTTGGCGAGAAGTATTCGACGTGGGAGCCAACGAAGCGGGAGCTGGAGTTACTACGGCACAATCCGAAACGTAGGAAAATAACTACAAACTGCACCATCG GGCTACGGGGCTTAATAAACCTAGGGAACACATGCTTTATGAACTGTATTGTCCAGGCACTTACCCATACTCCCCTCCTACGAGACTTTTTCCTCTCAGACCGACACAAATGCGAAATGCAATCCAATTCCTGTCTGGTGTGTGAAATGTCCCAGCTTTTTCAGGAG TTCTACTCCGGACATCGATCCCCCCACATTCCCTTTAGGCTATTGCACCTGGTGTGGACACACGCGCGGCACTTGGCAGGGTACGAGCAGCAGGACGCGCACGAGTTCCTCATCGCTGCATTGGATGTGTTGCACCGGCACTGCAAAG GTGACGACAACGGAAAAAAGGCCAACAACCCAAACCACTGTAACTGCATCATCGACCAAATCTTCACCGGAGGCCTGCAGTCCGACGTCACCTGTCAAGTCTGCCA CGGTGTGTCCACAACTATAGACCCCTTCTGGGACATCAGTCTGGACCTGCCGGGCTCCTCCACGCCCTTCTGGCCCCTGAGCCCGGGCAGCGACGGTGGCGTGGTGAACGGAGAGAGCCACCTGTCCGGGGCCACGACGCTAACAGACTGTCTACGAAG GTTTACGCGGCCAGAGCATCTGGGAAGCAGTGCCAAAATCAAATGTAGCGGCTGCCATAGTTACCAGGAATCCACAAAACAGCTCACGATGAAGAAGCTTCCTATAGTGGCCTGTTTTCATCTCAAA CGGTTCGAGCACTCGGCCAAGCTGCGACGGAAGATCACTACGTACGTGTCGTTTCCCCTGGAGCTGGACATGACCCCTTTCATGGCCTCCAG TAAGGAAAGCCGGATGAACGGACAATATCAGCAACCAGTGGACACTTTAAACAACGACAATAA GTATTCCTTGTTTGCAGTAGTCAATCATCAGGGCACACTGGAGAGTGGTCACTACACGAGCTTCATCCGGCAGCACAAGGACCAGTGGTTTAAATGTGACGATGCAATCATCACCAAGGCCAGCATCAAGGATGTGCTAGACAGTGAAGG GTATCTCTTATTTTATCACAAACAGTTCCTGGAGTACGAGTAG
- the usp22 gene encoding ubiquitin carboxyl-terminal hydrolase 22 isoform X1, whose amino-acid sequence MSPAGCSHVNSFKVENWKQNLRVIYQCFVWSGTAETRKRKVLQKDAGWTMLAKSCICHMCGAHLNRLHSCLYCVFFGCFTKKHIHEHAKNKRHNLAIDLLYGGIYCFMCQDYIYDKDMEQIAKEEQRKAWKLQGVGEKYSTWEPTKRELELLRHNPKRRKITTNCTIGLRGLINLGNTCFMNCIVQALTHTPLLRDFFLSDRHKCEMQSNSCLVCEMSQLFQEFYSGHRSPHIPFRLLHLVWTHARHLAGYEQQDAHEFLIAALDVLHRHCKGDDNGKKANNPNHCNCIIDQIFTGGLQSDVTCQVCHGVSTTIDPFWDISLDLPGSSTPFWPLSPGSDGGVVNGESHLSGATTLTDCLRRFTRPEHLGSSAKIKCSGCHSYQESTKQLTMKKLPIVACFHLKRFEHSAKLRRKITTYVSFPLELDMTPFMASSKESRMNGQYQQPVDTLNNDNKYSLFAVVNHQGTLESGHYTSFIRQHKDQWFKCDDAIITKASIKDVLDSEGYLLFYHKQFLEYE is encoded by the exons GCCAAATCTTGTATCTGTCACATGTGCGGCGCTCACCTCAACAGACTGCATTCCTGCCTCTACTGTGTCTTCTTCGGCTGCTTCACAAAGAAACACATTCACGAGCATGCAAAAAACAAACGGCACAACCTAG ccATAGACTTATTATATGGtggtatatattgttttatgtgtCAAGACTACATATATGATAAAGACATGGAACAGATTGCCAAAGAAGAACAAAGAAAAGCATGGAAATTACAAG GAGTTGGCGAGAAGTATTCGACGTGGGAGCCAACGAAGCGGGAGCTGGAGTTACTACGGCACAATCCGAAACGTAGGAAAATAACTACAAACTGCACCATCG GGCTACGGGGCTTAATAAACCTAGGGAACACATGCTTTATGAACTGTATTGTCCAGGCACTTACCCATACTCCCCTCCTACGAGACTTTTTCCTCTCAGACCGACACAAATGCGAAATGCAATCCAATTCCTGTCTGGTGTGTGAAATGTCCCAGCTTTTTCAGGAG TTCTACTCCGGACATCGATCCCCCCACATTCCCTTTAGGCTATTGCACCTGGTGTGGACACACGCGCGGCACTTGGCAGGGTACGAGCAGCAGGACGCGCACGAGTTCCTCATCGCTGCATTGGATGTGTTGCACCGGCACTGCAAAG GTGACGACAACGGAAAAAAGGCCAACAACCCAAACCACTGTAACTGCATCATCGACCAAATCTTCACCGGAGGCCTGCAGTCCGACGTCACCTGTCAAGTCTGCCA CGGTGTGTCCACAACTATAGACCCCTTCTGGGACATCAGTCTGGACCTGCCGGGCTCCTCCACGCCCTTCTGGCCCCTGAGCCCGGGCAGCGACGGTGGCGTGGTGAACGGAGAGAGCCACCTGTCCGGGGCCACGACGCTAACAGACTGTCTACGAAG GTTTACGCGGCCAGAGCATCTGGGAAGCAGTGCCAAAATCAAATGTAGCGGCTGCCATAGTTACCAGGAATCCACAAAACAGCTCACGATGAAGAAGCTTCCTATAGTGGCCTGTTTTCATCTCAAA CGGTTCGAGCACTCGGCCAAGCTGCGACGGAAGATCACTACGTACGTGTCGTTTCCCCTGGAGCTGGACATGACCCCTTTCATGGCCTCCAG TAAGGAAAGCCGGATGAACGGACAATATCAGCAACCAGTGGACACTTTAAACAACGACAATAA GTATTCCTTGTTTGCAGTAGTCAATCATCAGGGCACACTGGAGAGTGGTCACTACACGAGCTTCATCCGGCAGCACAAGGACCAGTGGTTTAAATGTGACGATGCAATCATCACCAAGGCCAGCATCAAGGATGTGCTAGACAGTGAAGG GTATCTCTTATTTTATCACAAACAGTTCCTGGAGTACGAGTAG
- the usp22 gene encoding ubiquitin carboxyl-terminal hydrolase 22 isoform X3, giving the protein MLCVERDCRNQETKGASERCWMDNAAIDLLYGGIYCFMCQDYIYDKDMEQIAKEEQRKAWKLQGVGEKYSTWEPTKRELELLRHNPKRRKITTNCTIGLRGLINLGNTCFMNCIVQALTHTPLLRDFFLSDRHKCEMQSNSCLVCEMSQLFQEFYSGHRSPHIPFRLLHLVWTHARHLAGYEQQDAHEFLIAALDVLHRHCKGDDNGKKANNPNHCNCIIDQIFTGGLQSDVTCQVCHGVSTTIDPFWDISLDLPGSSTPFWPLSPGSDGGVVNGESHLSGATTLTDCLRRFTRPEHLGSSAKIKCSGCHSYQESTKQLTMKKLPIVACFHLKRFEHSAKLRRKITTYVSFPLELDMTPFMASSKESRMNGQYQQPVDTLNNDNKYSLFAVVNHQGTLESGHYTSFIRQHKDQWFKCDDAIITKASIKDVLDSEGYLLFYHKQFLEYE; this is encoded by the exons ccATAGACTTATTATATGGtggtatatattgttttatgtgtCAAGACTACATATATGATAAAGACATGGAACAGATTGCCAAAGAAGAACAAAGAAAAGCATGGAAATTACAAG GAGTTGGCGAGAAGTATTCGACGTGGGAGCCAACGAAGCGGGAGCTGGAGTTACTACGGCACAATCCGAAACGTAGGAAAATAACTACAAACTGCACCATCG GGCTACGGGGCTTAATAAACCTAGGGAACACATGCTTTATGAACTGTATTGTCCAGGCACTTACCCATACTCCCCTCCTACGAGACTTTTTCCTCTCAGACCGACACAAATGCGAAATGCAATCCAATTCCTGTCTGGTGTGTGAAATGTCCCAGCTTTTTCAGGAG TTCTACTCCGGACATCGATCCCCCCACATTCCCTTTAGGCTATTGCACCTGGTGTGGACACACGCGCGGCACTTGGCAGGGTACGAGCAGCAGGACGCGCACGAGTTCCTCATCGCTGCATTGGATGTGTTGCACCGGCACTGCAAAG GTGACGACAACGGAAAAAAGGCCAACAACCCAAACCACTGTAACTGCATCATCGACCAAATCTTCACCGGAGGCCTGCAGTCCGACGTCACCTGTCAAGTCTGCCA CGGTGTGTCCACAACTATAGACCCCTTCTGGGACATCAGTCTGGACCTGCCGGGCTCCTCCACGCCCTTCTGGCCCCTGAGCCCGGGCAGCGACGGTGGCGTGGTGAACGGAGAGAGCCACCTGTCCGGGGCCACGACGCTAACAGACTGTCTACGAAG GTTTACGCGGCCAGAGCATCTGGGAAGCAGTGCCAAAATCAAATGTAGCGGCTGCCATAGTTACCAGGAATCCACAAAACAGCTCACGATGAAGAAGCTTCCTATAGTGGCCTGTTTTCATCTCAAA CGGTTCGAGCACTCGGCCAAGCTGCGACGGAAGATCACTACGTACGTGTCGTTTCCCCTGGAGCTGGACATGACCCCTTTCATGGCCTCCAG TAAGGAAAGCCGGATGAACGGACAATATCAGCAACCAGTGGACACTTTAAACAACGACAATAA GTATTCCTTGTTTGCAGTAGTCAATCATCAGGGCACACTGGAGAGTGGTCACTACACGAGCTTCATCCGGCAGCACAAGGACCAGTGGTTTAAATGTGACGATGCAATCATCACCAAGGCCAGCATCAAGGATGTGCTAGACAGTGAAGG GTATCTCTTATTTTATCACAAACAGTTCCTGGAGTACGAGTAG
- the tnfrsf13b gene encoding tumor necrosis factor receptor superfamily member 13B: MERCPDTMYHDTLLRKCIPCKDACEQNLSEKCIPFCVVLQCESTPGNYYDKLLDQCLQCSEVCASNIKECSAVCQQPTLVSPMQRPVGEGLTEHHAAIIYFLLGLSLAVLMCTLSVALLVLVKKMKRTKIVTPFESKEPSKLPTRSSKDHLLESGGPLETDAWRGASKPTETCLYCFPELKAVGRAEGKHTEASPIYQQAAPTTPLITGTAISTPYEKDRTFKIICSPSQTST, encoded by the exons ATGGAGCGATGCCCAGACACCATGTACCACGACACACTTCTCCGCAAGTGCATCCCCTGCAAGGATGCGTGTGAGCAAAACCTCTCGGAGAAATGCATCCCTTTCTGCG TGGTCCTGCAGTGCGAATCGACACCAGGGAACTACTACGACAAGCTGCTGGACCAGTGCCTGCAGTGCTCGGAGGTGTGCGCCTCCAACATAAAGGAGTGCTCCGCCGTGTGCCAAC AGCCGACGCTCGTGAGTCCTATGCAGAGGCCGGTAGGAGAGGGACTCACGGAGCACCACGCCGCCATCATCTACTTCCTGCTGGGCCTGTCCCTCGCTGTCCTCATGTGCACCCTGTCCGTCGCGCTGCTTGTCCTGGTCAAGAAGATGAAGCGCACCAAGATCGTCACTCCCTTCGAGAGCAAGGAGCCCAGCAAGCTGCCCACCAGGTCCTCCAAAG ACCACTTGCTCGAGTCCGGCGGTCCGCTGGAGACCGATGCATGGAGAGGGGCGTCCAAGCCCACGGAGACCTGCCTCTACTGCTTCCCAGAGCTCAAGGCGGTCGGGAGAGCAGAGGGCAAGCACACAGAGGCGTCCCCCATCTACCAACAGGCGGCGCCCACCACTCCTCTGATCACCGGCACGGCCATTTCTACCCCCTACGAGAAGGACAGAACGTTTAAGATCATCTGCTCCCCGTCCCAGACCAGCACTTAA